The proteins below are encoded in one region of Desulfobacterales bacterium:
- a CDS encoding cyclic nucleotide-binding domain-containing protein, producing MIETKYLKDNVQNIQKLLAIPGLKDFETRSLAKLLRLSKIREYEDGELIIKEGDNDPWLYFLLSGKLRIKKNDVEIGRIYQVGDIFGEMRIIDNMTRSASVYADGPTICLCVDTSAKGRLATVRERDEKLDFLLLLYRIFAEYISIRLRATNEELIKAKETIKELRDWKTE from the coding sequence ATGATCGAGACAAAGTATTTAAAGGATAATGTCCAGAACATCCAGAAGCTTCTGGCGATTCCCGGCTTAAAGGATTTTGAGACCCGATCGCTGGCAAAGCTGTTGCGGCTGAGCAAAATCCGGGAATACGAAGATGGCGAGCTGATTATAAAGGAAGGCGATAACGATCCCTGGCTCTATTTTTTACTGTCTGGAAAGCTGCGGATCAAGAAAAACGATGTGGAAATCGGCCGGATTTACCAGGTGGGGGATATTTTTGGTGAAATGCGGATTATCGACAATATGACGCGCTCCGCCTCTGTATATGCGGATGGCCCGACGATCTGCCTGTGTGTGGACACCTCGGCCAAGGGACGGCTTGCCACGGTCAGGGAGCGGGATGAAAAGCTCGATTTTCTGCTGCTTTTGTATCGGATATTTGCCGAATATATTTCGATTCGCCTGCGGGCCACCAATGAGGAACTGATCAAAGCCAAAGAGACCATAAAGGAATTAAGAGACTGGAAGACCGAATAG